The nucleotide window TTAATTACGTCACTTTCAGGTATATTTGCCTTAACATACACTTCTCCTTTCTTTGTAGGTAGTTTTACCAAGTTCCTCATTACTTGCAAGATTATATTTACCCTCTTCTCGTCATCACTGAAATATTTAGTTAAAGCCCTTTCTACTTCATTAATCTCAGGTATTTGAGAATAAAATATGATATAGTGAATACCGTTAGTCTGTAATTCTTGCGGATCTATGTAATTAAATCCACCGAACGTGACTCCATCAGTTAAGACAATATCACATTCATCCACTATTCGAAGTATTATTGCTGTGGCATCATTACCAT belongs to Stygiolobus caldivivus and includes:
- a CDS encoding DUF99 family protein, producing the protein MKELLVCGIDDGYFPLAFKGKKGSTILLSAKYNKSKLSSVNFDRILVDGNDATAIILRIVDECDIVLTDGVTFGGFNYIDPQELQTNGIHYIIFYSQIPEINEVERALTKYFSDDEKRVNIILQVMRNLVKLPTKKGEVYVKANIPESDVIKVVSYYQFYAKQPEPLRSAHIIASSLSRFLINKKLLT